The Pelobates fuscus isolate aPelFus1 chromosome 2, aPelFus1.pri, whole genome shotgun sequence genome has a segment encoding these proteins:
- the LOC134586138 gene encoding serine/threonine-protein kinase SBK1-like produces the protein MESQSAITIGRQYEVVGILGEGAFGKVLMAKDQISGEDVALKMIRKDRTSFPAYLHELQVSILVSGHENVIHTHPVYVPDPDHFVISQELATSGTLHSIIDSQVGIPEDVAKRCAVQLATALNYMHSRGIVHGDLKPDNVLLMDKDCHHIKLGDFGHSQSIGSLVGCMSHIIPYMSPEICSLKSNECLILTQSVDVWAFGILLYVALTGSFPWEKAMWDDHDFSVFVDWQNKGDYSSPPLGWEMFTVEAMDMFFTLLFQNPSLRPSNDHVLKYLNYPWRSIDISSDSEEPSIEIQEVTIEESQEYEIIIIPGNDEVVIIENGDTECVFVAGAAVESGDIYVL, from the exons ATGGAATCCCAGAGTGCCATAACCATCGGAAGACAATATGAGGTGGTGGGAATCCTAGGTGAAGGAGCATTTGGCAAGGTTTTAATGGCCAAAGACCAAATATCAG GAGAAGACGTTGCACTCAAAATGATAAGAAAGGATCGAACCTCATTTCCTGCATACCTCCATGAACTGCAGGTGTCTATCTTAGTGTCCGGTCATGAAAACGTGATCCACACACATCCGGTCTATGTGCCTGATCCAGACCACTTTGTCATCAGCCAGGAGTTAGCTACAAGTGGAACCTTGCATTCTATCATTGATTCTCAG GTTGGTATTCCAGAAGATGTGGCGAAGCGCTGTGCAGTGCAGCTGGCAACAGCTCTCAATTACATGCACAGCAGGGGGATAGTACATGGTGACCTGAAACCGGACAACGTGCTGCTTATGGACAAAGACTGCCATCACATTAAGCTGGGTGACTTTGGTCATTCCCAGAGTATTGGCAGTCTTGTCGGCTGTATGTCACACATTATTCCATATATGTCCCCAGAAATATGTAGCCTGAAATCAAATGAGTGTTTGATTCTGACCCAGAGTGTAGATGTCTGGGCTTTTGGCATTCTCCTTTATGTGGCACTTACAGGGAGCTTCCCATGGGAAAAAGCAATGTGGGACGACCATGATTTCAGTGTGTTCGTTGACTGGCAAAACAAAGGAGActactcctctcctcctcttggCTGGGAAATGTTCACAGTGGAAGCAATGGACATGTTCTTCACATTGCTGTTCCAGAACCCCTCCTTGAGGCCTTCCAATGATCATGTGCTGAAATATCTCAATTATCCATGGCGGTCAATTGATATTTCAAGCGACAGTGAGGAGCCATCGATCGAAATACAGGAGGTGACCATTGAGGAGAGCCAAGAGTATGAAATCATTATCATACCGGGAAATGATGAGGTGGTTATTATAGAAAATGGGGACACGGAATGTGTGTTTGTTGCAGGAGCAGCAGTAGAGTCCGGTGACATCTATGTACTGTGA